DNA from Chloroflexota bacterium:
GGATTCCGCTGCCCAAGGCGCCCAGGACCAGTCCGACCGACCGCAGCGAGTCGTCATTGCCGGGGATCGGCAGGTCGACGGTGTCGGGATCGCAGTTGGAATCCACCAGCGCTACGACCGGGATGCCCAGCGCACGCGCTTCGCGGACCGCGTTGGCTTCGCGGTTGGGATCGATTACCACCAGCGCCTGCGGCAACTCGGTGAGATGGGCGATCCCGCCCATCTTCCGCTCCAGCCGCTCCAATTCGATTTCACGGCGGCGTCGTTCGCGCTTGGGTAGTGCGTCGAATGCGCCGTCGGCGGCCCGGATCCGCAGCTCGCGCAGGGTCTGCAGGCGGTGCTTGATCGTCTCGAAATTGGTCAGGGTCCCGCCCAGCCAGCGTTCGATCACGTAAAACTGGCCGGTGGAGTTGGCGATGTCCCTGGTGGCATCCCGGGCCTGGCGCTTGGTGCCTACGAATATCACCCGGCCGCCGCGCGATACGAGCGCGGAAAGGTAGGCGTGGGCAGCGTCGATCGCTTGGACCGTCTCGCGCAGATCGAAGATGTGAATCTCGTTGCGAGCGCCGTAGATGAAACGCGCCATCCGCGGATTCCAGCGCCTGGTCTTGTGGCCAAAGTGAACGCCGTTGGCCAGCAGCTCTTCCATTGCAACTACGGGCATGGAAACAGTCCTTTTGGTCTTCCGCAGCCCTCAACCCACTGACAGGACCGTCGACTTGCGGCGGCAGGACTGCAGTGGTCCGGCGGCGTGA
Protein-coding regions in this window:
- the rpsB gene encoding 30S ribosomal protein S2, with translation MPVVAMEELLANGVHFGHKTRRWNPRMARFIYGARNEIHIFDLRETVQAIDAAHAYLSALVSRGGRVIFVGTKRQARDATRDIANSTGQFYVIERWLGGTLTNFETIKHRLQTLRELRIRAADGAFDALPKRERRRREIELERLERKMGGIAHLTELPQALVVIDPNREANAVREARALGIPVVALVDSNCDPDTVDLPIPGNDDSLRSVGLVLGALGSGIQPAWEAYESARVEREQRERQERERQEQIRRDLARKKQALLQKAATAKLEQETSDRSGDGDGEEKPARERATSRRGSGGRRSGGRSRGAGRPRRQSPTAAGSSDSSN